In a genomic window of Nocardia fluminea:
- a CDS encoding tetratricopeptide repeat protein, translating to MEAALRFTWRRPNRVPAQLERRLRDALQLLDAGRHGSAESALTELLADSEAEIGPEHPFTITVIDALGSACYQQRNFPDAAARHRDAHHRATRALGPNDPLTLGAAHNLGSALLLMHEWAEGLPLLLTVLEAKKEALGSDHRETLATAQAVGSGLFKSGDRQRAALLLDQAYRTALVAYGSDDPTVVDLRHNLDVVLRNSR from the coding sequence ATGGAGGCCGCATTGAGATTCACCTGGCGTCGACCGAATCGCGTTCCCGCGCAACTCGAACGGCGCCTGCGGGATGCGCTGCAGTTGCTCGACGCCGGCCGCCACGGATCGGCCGAGTCCGCACTGACCGAACTGCTTGCCGACTCCGAAGCCGAGATCGGCCCGGAGCACCCCTTCACGATCACCGTGATCGACGCCCTCGGATCCGCCTGCTACCAGCAGCGGAACTTTCCCGATGCCGCCGCGCGGCATCGCGACGCCCACCACCGCGCCACTCGTGCCCTCGGCCCGAACGACCCCCTCACGCTGGGCGCCGCGCACAATCTGGGCTCCGCACTGCTACTCATGCACGAGTGGGCCGAGGGGCTCCCTCTGCTCCTGACGGTTCTTGAGGCCAAGAAGGAGGCGCTCGGGAGCGATCACCGCGAAACGCTGGCCACCGCCCAAGCGGTCGGGTCCGGCCTGTTCAAGTCGGGCGATAGGCAGCGGGCCGCACTCCTCCTGGACCAGGCCTACCGCACGGCCCTGGTTGCCTATGGATCCGACGATCCGACCGTGGTCGACCTGCGGCACAACCTCGATGTGGTGCTCCGCAACTCCCGCTGA
- a CDS encoding DUF1772 domain-containing protein has translation MLDIEEGKPEMLIVTGQIIATAAVLANAVVYGTDVCAAVILRSVYRKLDDATVTISAGWGHYYGDRRMPVVGAGGVITAVLTLLIALLAGQIGAAVAAGIAVAALLAWLALYVRIAKPINAKQTAAAHSGIIPADARALQDKWDSILKYRVTLQFVAIAGLCVALILF, from the coding sequence ATGCTAGATATTGAGGAAGGGAAACCCGAAATGCTCATCGTCACCGGCCAGATCATCGCCACCGCCGCCGTTCTCGCCAACGCCGTCGTCTACGGCACCGATGTCTGCGCGGCCGTGATCTTGCGGTCGGTGTACCGCAAGCTCGATGACGCGACCGTCACCATCAGCGCGGGCTGGGGCCACTACTACGGCGACCGCCGCATGCCGGTGGTCGGTGCGGGCGGCGTGATCACCGCGGTACTCACCCTGCTCATCGCACTGCTGGCCGGACAGATCGGCGCTGCGGTCGCGGCCGGGATCGCGGTGGCGGCGCTGCTCGCCTGGCTCGCCCTCTATGTCCGCATCGCCAAGCCGATCAATGCCAAGCAGACCGCCGCCGCGCACAGCGGCATCATCCCCGCCGATGCCCGTGCGCTGCAGGATAAGTGGGACAGCATTCTGAAGTACCGGGTCACCCTCCAATTCGTCGCCATCGCGGGACTGTGCGTCGCGCTGATCCTTTTCTGA
- a CDS encoding DUF4126 domain-containing protein — MSVLPLIFTAGWASGINAYAVVFLLGLFGRIGWAGDVPPGLQRTDVLVAAGVLFVIEAVADKVPYLDSFWDAVHTVVRPASGAVVSALIAGQDDSLPTMFAAAVGGTTALLSHIVKAGTRMAINTSPEPVTNIAMSTAEDLTVGGVLTLAVFFPVLAAVIAAVLLVIGLSVVYLCASRIRRYLRRRRERRAGSTAAVDPLE; from the coding sequence GTGTCGGTGCTCCCTCTGATCTTCACCGCGGGCTGGGCCAGCGGTATCAACGCGTACGCGGTGGTGTTCCTGCTGGGATTGTTCGGGCGGATCGGGTGGGCGGGCGACGTGCCGCCGGGTTTGCAGCGCACCGATGTGCTCGTCGCCGCCGGGGTGTTGTTCGTGATCGAGGCTGTCGCGGACAAGGTTCCGTATCTCGACTCGTTCTGGGACGCGGTGCACACGGTGGTGCGGCCCGCCTCGGGCGCGGTCGTGTCGGCTCTGATCGCGGGGCAGGACGATTCGCTGCCGACGATGTTCGCCGCGGCGGTGGGCGGGACGACCGCCTTGCTCAGTCACATCGTCAAAGCGGGCACCCGGATGGCGATCAACACCTCACCGGAGCCGGTCACCAATATCGCGATGAGCACCGCCGAGGACCTCACGGTGGGCGGCGTCCTGACCCTCGCGGTGTTCTTCCCCGTGCTCGCGGCGGTGATCGCCGCGGTCCTGCTCGTGATCGGTCTCTCGGTGGTCTACCTGTGCGCCAGCCGGATACGGCGCTATCTGCGACGGAGGCGAGAACGCCGAGCCGGGTCGACGGCCGCCGTCGACCCTCTCGAATAG
- a CDS encoding LLM class flavin-dependent oxidoreductase, whose protein sequence is MELGLTTFAELYPTGDRPAPTAAERLRQVVDEAVATEAAGLDVYGVGEHHRRDFAASSPAVVLAAAAARTERIQLTSAVTVLSSDDPVRVYQDFATLDGLSNGRAELMAGRGSFTESFPLFGYDLSDYDALFEEKLALLLRVREEGPVTWSGRFRAPLQDATVYPRTDGRPLPVWIAVGGSPESVIRAGLLGLPLALAIIGGQPARFKPLVELYHRALAEGGHEKQPVAVHAHGYVADTDAQAVAEFYQPYAGAMSVIGRERGWGPMTREQFDALRSQSGSLFVGTPDYVAGKIAEVRDTLGLDRFMLHTSVGTLPPEQVLHSIELLGAKVAPQLR, encoded by the coding sequence ATGGAACTGGGGCTCACCACCTTCGCCGAGCTGTACCCGACCGGCGACCGGCCCGCGCCGACCGCCGCCGAGCGGCTGCGCCAGGTGGTCGACGAGGCCGTCGCGACCGAGGCCGCCGGACTCGACGTGTACGGCGTGGGCGAACATCACCGCCGGGATTTCGCCGCGTCCTCCCCTGCCGTCGTCCTGGCCGCGGCTGCCGCCAGGACCGAGCGCATCCAGCTGACCAGCGCGGTCACCGTGCTCAGCTCCGATGATCCGGTGCGCGTGTACCAGGACTTCGCGACGCTGGACGGGTTGTCGAACGGGCGGGCGGAGTTGATGGCGGGGCGCGGGTCGTTCACGGAGTCGTTCCCGCTGTTCGGGTACGACCTGTCCGACTACGACGCGCTGTTCGAGGAGAAGCTGGCACTCCTGCTGCGTGTGCGCGAGGAAGGTCCGGTCACCTGGTCGGGCCGGTTCCGGGCGCCGCTACAGGACGCGACGGTGTATCCGCGGACCGACGGCAGGCCCCTGCCCGTCTGGATCGCGGTCGGCGGGAGCCCCGAGTCGGTGATCCGAGCCGGACTGCTCGGCCTCCCACTCGCCCTCGCGATCATCGGCGGTCAGCCGGCACGGTTCAAGCCGCTGGTCGAGCTGTATCACCGGGCACTGGCCGAAGGCGGTCACGAGAAGCAGCCCGTCGCGGTGCACGCGCACGGCTATGTCGCCGACACCGACGCTCAGGCGGTAGCCGAGTTCTACCAGCCCTACGCCGGGGCGATGTCGGTGATCGGCCGCGAGCGCGGCTGGGGTCCGATGACGCGCGAACAGTTCGACGCGCTGCGCTCGCAGAGCGGTTCCCTGTTCGTCGGCACTCCCGACTACGTGGCAGGCAAGATCGCGGAGGTCCGCGACACGCTCGGCCTCGACCGCTTCATGTTGCACACCAGCGTCGGCACCTTGCCGCCCGAGCAGGTGCTGCACAGCATCGAACTGCTGGGCGCGAAGGTCGCACCACAGCTGCGGTGA
- a CDS encoding MarR family winged helix-turn-helix transcriptional regulator yields MTALATTRTEPDLSFLLDRTSHVLRTRMAAALAEVGLTARMHCVLVHALEGERTQAQLAELGDMDKTTMVVTVDALEKAGLAERKPSSADRRARIISVTPAGAELAARSAEIVDGVHKAALGSLPKAERESLLSALNRLVEGHLSTAVEAAPARRARQ; encoded by the coding sequence ATGACCGCCCTGGCGACGACGCGCACCGAACCCGATCTGTCCTTCCTGCTCGACCGCACCAGTCACGTCCTGCGCACCCGGATGGCGGCGGCGCTGGCCGAGGTCGGGCTGACGGCGCGGATGCACTGCGTACTGGTGCACGCGCTGGAAGGCGAGCGCACGCAGGCTCAGCTCGCCGAACTCGGCGACATGGACAAGACCACCATGGTCGTCACCGTCGACGCGCTGGAGAAGGCGGGTCTGGCCGAACGGAAACCGTCGAGCGCCGACCGTCGTGCGCGCATCATCTCGGTGACTCCGGCCGGTGCGGAACTCGCCGCGCGCAGTGCCGAGATCGTCGATGGGGTCCACAAGGCCGCCCTGGGTTCGCTGCCGAAGGCGGAGCGTGAATCCCTGCTGAGTGCACTGAATCGCCTGGTGGAAGGGCATCTGTCGACCGCGGTCGAGGCCGCGCCCGCGCGGCGCGCACGACAATAG
- a CDS encoding DHA2 family efflux MFS transporter permease subunit, whose amino-acid sequence MTKSQRTALAVLSAAMLMTILDGSIVTVAMPAIQEDLGFSPAGLSWTVNAYLIAFGGLLLLAGRLGDLIGRKTMFVTGTVVFTTASVLAGVASTPGVLIGARFLQGVGSAIAASVVLGILVTIFTEPRQRATAIGVFSFTGAAGASIGQVLGGVLTDALNWHWIFLINVPIGVLTVLVAVKALPADRGLGWSAGADVLGAVLVTAGLMLGIYTVVEVERYGWVSAHTLGLGALAAALLAAFVLRQATTTNPLLPLRILRSRKVSGANVIQMLTLAAMFAFQIIVALYLQKVLGYNALQTGLAMLPAAVAIGGVSLFASARLITRFGERAVLVAGLALLLAGMSWLTRLPVDAGYLTDLLPVMVAVSGGGLVLPALTALGMSGADADDAGLASGLFNTTQQVGMAIGVAVLSTLAAARTGAELVAGASDAVALTSGYRLAFTVAAGLLVAALLVSVTVLRTRHTSEDTTMAPAVPAL is encoded by the coding sequence ATGACCAAGTCCCAGCGCACCGCCCTCGCGGTGCTGTCGGCCGCCATGCTGATGACCATCCTCGACGGCAGCATCGTGACCGTCGCCATGCCCGCGATCCAGGAAGACCTCGGCTTCTCGCCCGCCGGGCTGAGCTGGACCGTGAACGCCTACCTGATCGCTTTCGGTGGGCTGCTCCTGCTGGCGGGACGCCTCGGCGACCTGATCGGCCGCAAGACGATGTTCGTCACCGGCACCGTCGTCTTCACCACCGCCTCGGTGCTGGCAGGCGTGGCGAGCACCCCGGGCGTGCTGATCGGGGCCCGATTCCTGCAAGGCGTCGGCAGCGCGATCGCCGCCTCGGTGGTACTCGGCATCCTGGTGACGATCTTCACCGAACCACGCCAACGAGCAACGGCCATCGGTGTTTTCAGCTTCACCGGTGCCGCGGGCGCCTCGATCGGGCAGGTGCTCGGCGGCGTGCTCACCGACGCGCTGAACTGGCACTGGATCTTCCTGATCAATGTGCCGATCGGCGTGCTGACCGTGCTGGTGGCGGTGAAAGCGCTGCCCGCCGACCGGGGACTCGGCTGGTCCGCCGGTGCTGATGTGCTGGGTGCGGTTCTGGTCACCGCCGGCCTGATGCTCGGCATCTACACCGTCGTCGAAGTCGAACGCTACGGCTGGGTCTCGGCACACACCCTCGGCCTCGGCGCACTCGCCGCCGCCCTGCTCGCGGCCTTCGTCCTCCGTCAGGCCACCACCACGAACCCGCTGCTGCCGCTGCGAATCCTGCGCTCCCGCAAGGTCTCCGGGGCCAATGTGATCCAGATGCTCACGCTCGCCGCCATGTTCGCCTTCCAGATCATCGTCGCGCTCTACCTGCAGAAGGTGCTGGGCTACAACGCCTTGCAGACCGGACTGGCCATGCTGCCCGCCGCTGTCGCCATCGGCGGAGTGTCACTGTTCGCCTCTGCCCGCCTGATCACCCGTTTCGGCGAACGGGCCGTGCTCGTCGCCGGTCTGGCCCTGCTGCTGGCCGGAATGTCGTGGCTGACGCGACTGCCGGTCGACGCCGGGTACCTCACCGACCTGCTGCCGGTGATGGTGGCCGTCTCCGGTGGCGGGCTGGTGCTGCCGGCGCTCACCGCGCTGGGCATGTCGGGCGCCGACGCCGACGACGCGGGCCTGGCCTCGGGACTGTTCAACACCACCCAGCAGGTGGGCATGGCGATCGGTGTCGCGGTGTTGTCCACCCTCGCTGCCGCGCGGACCGGCGCCGAACTGGTGGCCGGAGCGTCCGATGCCGTCGCTCTGACCAGCGGTTACCGGCTGGCGTTCACGGTCGCGGCCGGCCTGCTGGTCGCGGCGCTGCTCGTCAGCGTCACCGTGCTGCGCACGCGGCATACGTCCGAGGACACCACGATGGCACCGGCGGTCCCGGCCCTCTGA
- a CDS encoding class 1 fructose-bisphosphatase has product MLTDRTTLTQFLIEERRRHPGSSGELNSLILDVALACKAISKRIASGALTGVLGGAGVVNVQGEQQQKLDVVANDLFLRASEWGGQLAGMVSEELDDPYPIPPQYPRGKYLLAFDPLDGSSNIDVNVAVGSIFSILRAHTPGIDATTADFLQPGTEQVAAGYAIYGPATQLVLTVGTGVHAFTLDPELGEFFLTGQDLRLPASTSEYAVNSSNRRFWEPAVRRYIDECLAGATGPRAKDFNMRWVASLVVETHRILTRGGVFLYPRDSKDPAKEGRLRLLYEANPIAFLIEQAGGLASTGRERILEVAPTELHQRIAFIFGSRDEVARIVSYHADAAEEPDGQWSPLFGLRGLYRSTT; this is encoded by the coding sequence ATGCTGACCGATCGCACGACGTTGACCCAATTCCTCATCGAAGAGCGGCGCCGCCATCCCGGTTCCAGCGGTGAGCTCAACTCCTTGATCCTCGACGTCGCGCTGGCCTGCAAGGCGATCTCCAAGCGCATCGCCTCCGGTGCGCTCACCGGCGTCCTCGGCGGTGCCGGCGTGGTGAACGTGCAGGGTGAGCAGCAGCAGAAGCTCGATGTGGTCGCCAACGACCTATTCCTGCGCGCCAGCGAATGGGGCGGCCAGCTGGCGGGCATGGTGTCGGAGGAGCTCGATGACCCGTACCCGATCCCGCCGCAGTATCCGCGCGGCAAGTATCTGCTGGCGTTCGATCCGCTCGACGGTTCGTCCAATATCGACGTGAATGTCGCTGTGGGCAGCATCTTCTCGATTCTGCGCGCACACACTCCCGGGATCGACGCGACGACGGCGGACTTCCTGCAGCCCGGCACCGAGCAGGTCGCCGCGGGCTACGCGATCTACGGCCCCGCGACGCAACTGGTGCTCACCGTCGGCACCGGCGTGCACGCCTTCACCCTCGACCCCGAACTGGGCGAGTTCTTCCTGACCGGGCAGGACCTGCGACTGCCGGCGTCCACCTCGGAGTACGCGGTCAACAGCTCCAACCGCCGCTTCTGGGAACCGGCTGTGCGCCGCTACATCGACGAATGCCTGGCGGGCGCGACGGGTCCGCGCGCGAAGGACTTCAACATGCGCTGGGTGGCGTCGCTGGTGGTGGAAACCCACCGCATCCTGACCCGGGGCGGGGTGTTCCTGTATCCGCGCGACTCGAAGGACCCGGCCAAGGAAGGCAGGTTGCGACTGCTCTACGAGGCCAATCCCATCGCCTTCCTGATCGAGCAGGCAGGCGGCCTCGCCTCGACCGGTCGCGAGCGGATCCTCGAGGTCGCCCCCACCGAACTGCACCAGCGGATCGCGTTCATTTTCGGTTCCCGCGACGAGGTCGCGCGCATTGTGAGTTATCACGCCGACGCGGCCGAGGAGCCCGACGGCCAGTGGAGTCCGCTGTTCGGTCTACGCGGTCTCTACCGTTCCACCACCTGA
- a CDS encoding phosphoribulokinase, whose product MSAKHPVVAITGSSGAGTTSVMRTFDSIFRREGIDAAYVEGDSFHKFDRAGMKEELARALSDGDHTFSHFGAEANLFEELEKLFRGYGETGTGRVRKYLHDKEEAAPYDQEPGTFTPWEDLRPGTDLLFYEGLHGAVANDQVDVAQYADLLIGVVPVINLEWTQKLHRDKDKRGYSTEAVTETILRRMHDYVNFMCPQFSRTHVNFQRVPVVDTSNPFVARTIPTPDESMLVIRFADPHGIDFPYLLSMLHDSFMSRPNTIVCPGGKMDLAMQLIFTPMLLRLMERRGRTR is encoded by the coding sequence ATGTCCGCCAAGCACCCAGTCGTCGCCATCACCGGGTCATCCGGTGCCGGAACAACGTCGGTGATGCGCACGTTCGACTCGATCTTCCGCAGGGAAGGCATCGACGCCGCCTACGTCGAGGGCGACAGCTTCCACAAGTTCGACCGGGCCGGCATGAAGGAGGAGCTGGCGCGAGCGCTGTCGGACGGTGACCACACCTTCAGCCATTTCGGTGCGGAGGCCAACCTGTTCGAAGAGCTGGAGAAACTGTTTCGCGGCTACGGCGAGACCGGTACGGGCCGGGTGCGAAAGTACCTGCACGACAAGGAAGAAGCCGCGCCCTACGACCAGGAACCCGGCACCTTCACACCGTGGGAAGACCTGCGCCCCGGCACCGACCTGCTGTTCTACGAGGGGCTGCACGGCGCGGTGGCCAACGACCAGGTCGACGTGGCGCAGTACGCGGATCTGCTCATCGGGGTGGTGCCGGTGATCAACCTCGAGTGGACCCAGAAGCTGCACCGCGACAAGGACAAGCGCGGCTACTCCACCGAGGCGGTGACCGAGACGATCCTGCGCCGCATGCACGACTACGTGAACTTCATGTGCCCGCAGTTCTCCCGCACCCACGTGAACTTCCAGCGGGTGCCCGTGGTCGATACCTCGAATCCCTTCGTCGCCCGCACCATTCCGACGCCGGACGAGTCGATGCTGGTGATCCGGTTCGCCGACCCGCACGGCATCGACTTCCCGTATCTGCTGTCGATGCTGCACGACTCGTTCATGTCCCGCCCGAACACGATCGTCTGTCCGGGCGGGAAGATGGACCTGGCGATGCAGCTGATCTTCACGCCGATGTTGTTGCGGCTCATGGAACGTCGCGGCCGCACCCGCTGA
- a CDS encoding HAD family hydrolase → MTPLRAVIFDVDGTLVDSERDGHRVAFNAAFAEAGLPDRWEVEQYGKLLKVAGGAQRLAFWFEQQGRPAEDARELAHRLHRTKTRIMRQMAADGQIRARPGARELIERLRSHGVRLHVATTGTRAWVEPLLKHAFGEPFDTVTTGTEVPVLKPSPAVYLDVLIQTGLSPDQTVAVEDSSNGVRSAVAAGLRCVAAQNAYTRTDDLSAAVLVADGLDDPELVTWFDDHLA, encoded by the coding sequence GTGACTCCACTGCGCGCGGTGATCTTCGATGTCGACGGCACCCTCGTCGACAGCGAGCGTGACGGCCATCGGGTGGCGTTCAACGCCGCCTTCGCCGAGGCGGGGCTCCCCGACCGCTGGGAGGTCGAGCAGTACGGGAAGCTGCTGAAGGTCGCCGGCGGCGCGCAACGGCTGGCGTTCTGGTTCGAACAGCAGGGCAGACCCGCCGAGGACGCCCGCGAGCTCGCGCATCGATTGCACCGCACCAAGACCCGCATCATGCGGCAGATGGCAGCCGACGGGCAGATCCGTGCCCGTCCGGGCGCGCGGGAACTGATCGAGCGGCTCCGCTCGCACGGTGTCCGGTTGCACGTGGCGACCACCGGCACCCGCGCGTGGGTCGAACCCTTGCTCAAACACGCGTTCGGTGAACCGTTCGACACCGTGACCACCGGAACCGAAGTGCCCGTCCTGAAGCCGAGCCCGGCGGTGTACCTGGATGTCCTGATCCAGACCGGGCTGTCCCCCGATCAGACCGTGGCCGTGGAGGACTCGTCCAACGGCGTGCGGTCGGCGGTGGCCGCGGGGCTGCGGTGCGTGGCGGCGCAGAACGCCTACACACGCACCGACGACCTCTCGGCGGCGGTGCTCGTCGCCGACGGGCTCGACGACCCCGAGCTGGTGACCTGGTTCGACGACCACCTCGCGTGA
- the tkt gene encoding transketolase, whose protein sequence is MTDFAQPAVVPSVETDQLAVDTLRFLAADMVEAAQSGHPGMPMGAAPMAWTLWSRHLRHDPADPEWADRDRFVLSAGHGSALLYGLLHLFGYDLPVEELRRFRQLGSRTPGHPEYGETPGVECTTGPLGQGLGMAVGMALAERMTAARYPEVTAHRTYAIVGDGCLMEGVSHEVASFAGHLGLGRLIVLWDDNEITIDGAVGRSCGDDQVARFAAYGWHTEVVPDGTDIEAIDAALTRAKGDPRPSFLAVRTVIGHGAPGVAGTPKAHGSPLGAQRLAQAKERAGWALPPFTVPAPVQAMCAALAAVGGAEHTSWLEEFATFDALAPERAAQFRRAGARLLPAGLLTALEGVAAQAPRATRQASQACLRAALSTMPELVGGSADLAGSTGTECGEVVHREDFTAGAIAFGIREFGMAAVLNGMSLHGGFRVFGSTFLVFADYLRPALRLSALMRQPVIYVLTHDSIAVGEDGSTHQPVEHVESLRVIPGLQVLRPADDAETALAWELALTRVDGPTALILSRQALPQLDRAHTGDTAADLSAVYGAGASADRESSVDAALESSVAGESSRRVEIVSTGSEVALAVGVAEQLEADGYVVQVISALDRSRFVADPSAHTISIEAGSTAGWAGLVDLAIGIDEFGHSGPGDEVMARHGFTVPAVLDRIREYLDGAP, encoded by the coding sequence ATGACCGACTTCGCGCAACCGGCTGTCGTGCCGTCGGTGGAGACCGACCAGCTCGCCGTCGACACCCTGCGTTTCCTCGCGGCCGACATGGTGGAGGCCGCGCAGTCGGGCCACCCCGGCATGCCGATGGGTGCCGCGCCGATGGCATGGACGCTGTGGAGCAGGCACCTGCGCCACGATCCGGCCGATCCCGAGTGGGCCGACCGGGATCGGTTCGTGCTCTCGGCCGGGCACGGGTCCGCGCTGCTGTACGGGTTGTTGCACCTGTTCGGCTACGACCTGCCCGTCGAGGAACTGCGGCGCTTCCGGCAGCTCGGGTCGCGGACACCGGGTCATCCCGAGTACGGGGAGACGCCCGGCGTGGAGTGCACCACCGGGCCGTTGGGCCAGGGACTGGGGATGGCGGTGGGGATGGCCCTCGCCGAGCGGATGACCGCCGCCCGGTACCCGGAGGTCACCGCGCATCGCACGTACGCGATCGTCGGCGACGGTTGCCTGATGGAAGGCGTCAGTCACGAAGTCGCCTCGTTCGCCGGGCATTTAGGGCTCGGTAGGCTGATCGTGCTCTGGGACGACAACGAGATCACCATCGACGGCGCGGTCGGGCGGTCGTGCGGCGACGATCAGGTGGCGCGGTTCGCGGCCTACGGGTGGCATACCGAGGTGGTGCCCGACGGGACCGACATCGAGGCGATCGACGCGGCGCTGACCCGTGCGAAGGGTGATCCGCGGCCGAGTTTTCTCGCCGTGCGCACGGTGATCGGTCACGGCGCGCCCGGTGTCGCCGGAACCCCGAAAGCCCACGGTTCGCCGTTGGGTGCCCAACGGCTCGCACAGGCCAAAGAGCGTGCGGGGTGGGCTCTTCCGCCTTTCACGGTGCCCGCACCGGTCCAGGCGATGTGCGCCGCGCTCGCGGCGGTCGGCGGTGCCGAGCACACGAGCTGGCTCGAAGAGTTCGCGACATTCGACGCTCTCGCGCCCGAGCGTGCCGCGCAGTTCCGGCGAGCCGGTGCGCGACTGCTGCCCGCCGGTCTGCTCACAGCGCTGGAAGGCGTTGCGGCGCAAGCACCGCGGGCCACCCGGCAAGCCTCGCAGGCGTGCTTGCGCGCCGCGCTGTCGACCATGCCGGAACTGGTGGGCGGGTCGGCCGACCTGGCCGGGTCGACCGGCACGGAGTGCGGCGAGGTGGTGCATCGCGAGGACTTCACCGCCGGCGCCATCGCTTTCGGCATTCGCGAGTTCGGGATGGCGGCCGTTCTGAACGGGATGAGCCTGCACGGCGGGTTCCGGGTCTTCGGCAGTACGTTCCTGGTCTTCGCCGACTATCTGCGGCCCGCGCTGCGCCTGTCGGCATTGATGCGGCAACCGGTGATCTATGTGCTCACGCACGATTCGATCGCGGTCGGTGAGGACGGCTCGACGCATCAGCCGGTGGAGCACGTGGAGTCACTGCGGGTGATTCCCGGATTGCAGGTGTTGCGACCGGCCGACGATGCCGAGACCGCACTCGCCTGGGAACTCGCGCTGACACGGGTGGACGGTCCGACAGCACTCATCCTGTCCCGCCAAGCTCTGCCGCAACTGGACAGGGCGCACACGGGTGACACGGCGGCCGACCTGTCCGCTGTCTACGGCGCGGGCGCGTCAGCTGATCGCGAGTCATCCGTCGACGCCGCACTCGAATCATCGGTCGCGGGTGAATCGTCGCGACGCGTCGAGATCGTGTCGACCGGCTCCGAAGTCGCGCTGGCGGTAGGCGTCGCCGAGCAACTCGAAGCCGACGGGTATGTCGTGCAAGTGATCTCAGCGCTGGACCGATCCCGCTTCGTCGCCGACCCGTCCGCGCACACGATCAGCATCGAGGCAGGCAGCACGGCGGGCTGGGCGGGCCTGGTCGACCTGGCGATCGGCATCGACGAGTTCGGGCACAGCGGCCCCGGCGACGAGGTCATGGCCCGGCACGGGTTCACCGTGCCCGCCGTGCTGGACCGGATTCGCGAATACCTCGACGGTGCACCGTGA
- the rpe gene encoding ribulose-phosphate 3-epimerase has protein sequence MPESSVRRPLVVPSVLPADFACLGAEVRDLCAAGADRIQWDVMDGVFVPNLTFGPDVIAAARSHSTVGFEAHLMVVNPGELLAAYIDAGCELIIVHAEACTHLHRTLARIRELGARSGVALNPHTPADVVAHVLAETDLILAMTVNPGFGGQAYIPAVEPKIARLRRMIDDSGHAIELEVDGGITAATIGGAAAAGADVFISGSWMYGCPEGKAAAVKRLRETAHCAREAA, from the coding sequence ATGCCGGAGTCCTCAGTTCGTCGGCCGCTCGTGGTGCCGTCGGTACTGCCCGCCGATTTCGCCTGTCTCGGTGCGGAAGTGCGCGATCTGTGCGCGGCGGGCGCCGACCGGATCCAATGGGATGTGATGGACGGCGTGTTCGTCCCCAACCTCACCTTCGGTCCCGATGTCATCGCGGCGGCGCGTTCGCACAGCACCGTGGGTTTCGAGGCGCACCTCATGGTGGTGAATCCCGGCGAGCTGCTCGCCGCCTACATCGACGCGGGGTGCGAGCTGATCATCGTGCACGCCGAAGCCTGTACGCATCTGCATCGCACGCTCGCCAGGATCCGCGAGCTCGGGGCGCGCAGCGGGGTCGCGCTGAATCCGCACACTCCCGCCGACGTCGTCGCGCACGTGCTCGCCGAAACCGATCTGATCCTGGCGATGACCGTGAACCCGGGCTTCGGTGGGCAGGCCTACATTCCGGCCGTCGAGCCGAAGATCGCGCGGTTGCGCCGGATGATCGACGACTCCGGCCATGCCATCGAGCTCGAAGTGGACGGCGGGATCACCGCCGCCACGATCGGCGGGGCGGCCGCGGCGGGCGCCGATGTCTTCATCTCCGGATCGTGGATGTACGGCTGTCCCGAGGGCAAGGCGGCCGCCGTGAAGCGGCTGCGGGAAACGGCGCACTGCGCGCGAGAGGCAGCCTGA